The following coding sequences lie in one Maribacter forsetii DSM 18668 genomic window:
- a CDS encoding Fur family transcriptional regulator has translation MTEIEKTLDNKSVRPTAMRILIYKFMAGKQNAVALADIENAFEKAERTTLYRTLKTFEEKGIVHQIDDGTNISKFALCQPGCNCEIDQDLHLHFHCGQCDKTVCLTEHKIPHINLPAGYIAEDANLVIKGICDSCSDH, from the coding sequence ATGACTGAAATAGAAAAAACATTAGATAACAAAAGTGTACGCCCTACTGCTATGCGTATTCTTATTTACAAATTCATGGCTGGCAAACAAAATGCAGTAGCGCTTGCCGATATTGAGAATGCATTTGAAAAAGCGGAGCGAACTACACTGTACAGAACTTTAAAAACATTTGAAGAAAAAGGTATTGTTCATCAAATAGATGACGGCACCAATATTTCAAAATTTGCATTATGTCAACCCGGCTGTAATTGTGAGATCGACCAAGATTTACACTTACATTTTCACTGTGGACAATGTGACAAAACCGTTTGTTTGACCGAACACAAAATTCCACATATCAATTTACCTGCAGGTTACATTGCGGAAGATGCTAATTTGGTGATAAAAGGTATATGCGATTCGTGCAGTGACCATTAA
- a CDS encoding succinylglutamate desuccinylase/aspartoacylase family protein: MFNKKYTLLGETIQKGKGAQLNLDIAKLHTRTKIEVPVIVQRGKKDGPTLLITGGIHGNEINGVEIVRQIVSKKFNTPECGMVICIPVVNIFGFLNQTRQFPDGRDLNRVFPGSLRGSLASRFAYHLVKDIAPVIDYCIDYHTGGDSRFNAPQIRIDKDDVDGLALAKVFGAEFIVKSAGREKSFRETLHQLDKKVLLYEGGKSLQIDSEITDTGIVGALRMMHHLGMRNFEKELGEYALKETVPKLVHASKWIRAKHSGMFHPSIKIGQAVVKGEEIGSISGPFGYFEKKVKAKDSGYIICINESPIVNQGDAIFHIAHDIE, from the coding sequence ATGTTCAATAAAAAATATACACTTTTAGGAGAAACCATTCAGAAGGGCAAAGGCGCACAATTGAATTTGGATATCGCAAAATTACACACCAGAACCAAAATTGAAGTTCCGGTAATTGTGCAGCGCGGTAAAAAAGATGGTCCTACCCTATTGATTACAGGCGGTATTCACGGTAATGAAATTAATGGTGTTGAAATAGTTAGACAAATAGTATCCAAAAAATTCAATACCCCAGAATGTGGAATGGTTATTTGTATTCCCGTTGTAAACATATTCGGATTCTTGAACCAGACCCGTCAATTTCCTGATGGCAGAGATTTGAACAGGGTTTTCCCTGGTAGCTTAAGAGGTTCCTTGGCAAGCCGTTTTGCCTATCATTTAGTAAAAGACATTGCACCGGTTATAGATTACTGTATAGATTACCACACTGGGGGCGACAGCCGCTTTAACGCTCCGCAGATAAGAATCGACAAAGATGATGTGGACGGATTAGCACTGGCAAAAGTATTTGGCGCAGAATTCATTGTAAAGTCCGCCGGAAGAGAAAAATCATTTCGTGAGACGCTGCATCAACTTGATAAGAAAGTATTATTATATGAAGGCGGAAAATCGCTTCAAATAGACAGTGAAATAACCGATACGGGTATTGTTGGCGCATTGCGAATGATGCATCACTTGGGCATGCGAAATTTCGAAAAAGAACTTGGAGAATATGCATTGAAAGAAACTGTTCCAAAATTGGTTCATGCCTCTAAATGGATTCGAGCAAAACATTCAGGTATGTTTCACCCTTCAATCAAAATTGGACAAGCAGTAGTAAAGGGAGAAGAAATTGGAAGTATTTCTGGTCCGTTCGGGTATTTTGAAAAGAAAGTAAAAGCAAAAGATTCAGGATATATAATTTGCATCAACGAATCACCTATTGTAAATCAAGGTGATGCTATTTTTCATATTGCCCACGATATTGAATAG
- a CDS encoding thioredoxin domain-containing protein, which translates to MNIYKSVSYIILLLFIASCKNQNNNEASGVAQENHEFTNDLINETSPYLLQHAHNPVDWKAWSDDVFKKASEENKLVVLSVGYSTCHWCHVMEEESFEDTEVAKLMNDKFVSIKVDREERPDLDMVYQTALQLVNGTGGWPMNAIIMPNGSPVFLGTYYEKEEWKNILVKFSTEYEKNPEKMAEYATMLADGVQEVYNQPAKQLANAITPDKFVNGITEWATLWDKQWGGNLGQQKFILPANLAMLLDYAVLQQDSEAENHVINTLEKVIHGGIYDHVDGGFFRYSTDNTWKIPHFEKMLYDNAQLVYLLSKAYKLTKNKEYKTKVEETLKFLKVEMCNKDGGYFSAMDADTNGEEGVYYVWKKEELQSLLGDDFELFSKYFDIEDSQVWEDGNYVLNNTISKDKFLKEFDLTEEAFDKKKENWKSTLYQARQKREKPTKDYKILTSWNALLIDGLLETYKAFGDEIYLREAVSIFNYLQQHNYKGGELVHSYTKDSQQKEVFLEDYAFLAKSALALYEVTLDVSYLQISKELMNIGSEKYKSNSELFYYNVSSDLVPSIINTSDGVVPSANAIMAQNFMQLGHLEYNTEFLKKAELMASLITSDFESHAVSYGAWGSLLLQQAYPFYEIVVVGNNAEHLMSEIHENYIVNSIIVGSTVESDISLFKDRFNEDETFIYVCQNNTCKLPVKTVSNAFEQMKSFGYHGFK; encoded by the coding sequence ATGAACATTTATAAGTCCGTCTCCTATATAATATTATTGCTTTTTATAGCATCTTGTAAAAATCAGAACAATAACGAAGCTAGCGGTGTTGCTCAAGAGAATCATGAATTCACTAATGATCTTATAAACGAGACCAGCCCTTACCTTTTACAACATGCACACAACCCTGTAGATTGGAAAGCTTGGTCTGACGATGTTTTTAAAAAAGCATCCGAAGAAAATAAGCTAGTGGTTTTAAGTGTAGGGTATTCTACTTGTCATTGGTGTCATGTTATGGAAGAGGAGTCTTTTGAAGATACCGAAGTAGCTAAACTTATGAATGATAAGTTTGTTAGCATTAAAGTTGATAGAGAAGAACGACCGGATTTAGATATGGTATATCAGACAGCTCTGCAATTGGTTAACGGAACAGGAGGGTGGCCTATGAACGCCATTATTATGCCAAATGGGAGTCCGGTGTTTCTAGGTACTTACTATGAGAAAGAAGAATGGAAGAATATTTTAGTCAAGTTCAGTACGGAGTATGAAAAGAATCCTGAGAAAATGGCGGAGTATGCCACTATGTTGGCAGATGGCGTACAAGAGGTTTATAATCAGCCGGCAAAACAATTAGCGAATGCCATTACACCGGATAAATTTGTAAACGGAATTACGGAGTGGGCTACTCTTTGGGATAAACAATGGGGCGGTAACCTTGGGCAGCAGAAATTTATACTACCCGCTAATTTGGCGATGCTGTTAGATTATGCTGTGCTGCAACAAGATAGCGAAGCGGAAAATCATGTTATCAATACATTGGAAAAAGTGATACATGGTGGAATTTATGATCACGTAGATGGTGGTTTTTTTAGATACAGCACAGATAATACATGGAAAATACCTCATTTTGAAAAGATGCTGTATGATAATGCACAACTTGTGTATTTACTTTCAAAAGCATATAAGTTGACTAAAAATAAGGAGTACAAAACTAAGGTGGAGGAAACCCTGAAGTTTTTGAAGGTTGAAATGTGCAATAAAGATGGAGGTTATTTTAGCGCGATGGATGCTGATACTAACGGGGAAGAAGGAGTCTATTATGTTTGGAAGAAGGAAGAACTGCAGTCATTATTAGGTGATGACTTTGAATTATTCTCCAAATACTTCGATATAGAGGATAGTCAGGTTTGGGAAGATGGAAACTATGTGTTGAACAACACCATTTCTAAAGATAAATTTTTAAAGGAGTTCGATTTGACTGAAGAAGCCTTTGATAAGAAAAAGGAGAATTGGAAATCGACTTTATATCAAGCACGACAAAAAAGAGAAAAGCCTACCAAAGACTATAAGATTTTAACATCCTGGAACGCTCTTTTAATAGATGGGCTTTTAGAGACATACAAAGCTTTTGGTGATGAAATATATTTAAGAGAGGCTGTGTCCATATTTAATTATTTGCAACAACATAATTATAAAGGCGGAGAATTAGTGCATTCTTACACTAAGGATAGTCAGCAGAAAGAGGTGTTCTTAGAAGATTATGCTTTTTTGGCTAAAAGTGCTCTTGCCTTGTATGAAGTTACCTTAGACGTCTCATATTTACAGATTTCAAAAGAGTTGATGAATATAGGTTCGGAAAAATATAAAAGTAATTCTGAGTTATTCTATTATAATGTTTCCAGTGATTTGGTACCGAGTATAATCAACACATCTGATGGGGTGGTACCTTCTGCGAATGCTATTATGGCACAGAATTTTATGCAACTTGGTCATTTAGAATACAATACCGAATTTTTGAAAAAGGCGGAGCTTATGGCGTCTTTGATTACAAGTGATTTTGAAAGTCATGCCGTAAGCTATGGTGCATGGGGTTCTTTACTTTTGCAACAAGCATATCCTTTTTATGAAATAGTGGTAGTTGGCAATAATGCCGAACATTTAATGAGTGAAATACATGAAAATTATATAGTCAATTCAATTATCGTCGGGTCTACTGTTGAAAGTGATATTTCCCTTTTTAAAGATCGTTTTAATGAAGATGAAACATTCATTTATGTTTGTCAGAACAACACCTGTAAATTGCCTGTAAAAACTGTTTCCAATGCATTTGAGCAAATGAAATCTTTTGGTTATCATGGGTTTAAGTAG
- a CDS encoding sulfite exporter TauE/SafE family protein, translating to MDEWYAYPLLILVGFVVGFVNTLAGGGSLLSLPILIFLGLPSTLANGTNRVAVIFQTAVATAGFKSKGVSTFPFNIYLGCAAFFGSILGARLAVDISEALFNRILAIVMVCVVLIVAFGPKIGMKEIQERLTGKYLWLGIISFFFFGIYGGFINAGLGFIIILFLHYINRMTLVRSNATKVAVVFMYMVSALIVFAWNNQVNWKIGLILAIGNGSGAWVASRVSVNMGDGFVKKFLIFMVSILAVKLWFYQ from the coding sequence ATGGACGAATGGTATGCTTATCCTTTACTGATATTAGTAGGTTTCGTTGTTGGTTTTGTTAATACATTAGCTGGTGGTGGTTCTCTTCTTTCATTACCTATTTTGATATTTCTGGGGCTGCCATCAACTTTAGCGAATGGTACAAATAGGGTAGCGGTAATTTTTCAAACAGCTGTAGCTACTGCAGGGTTTAAAAGTAAGGGTGTTTCTACATTTCCGTTTAATATATATTTAGGATGCGCCGCATTTTTTGGTTCTATTTTAGGAGCTCGTTTAGCTGTCGATATCAGTGAGGCACTTTTCAATAGGATACTTGCTATTGTAATGGTTTGCGTGGTGCTAATAGTAGCGTTCGGACCAAAAATTGGAATGAAAGAGATTCAAGAGCGGCTTACCGGAAAATACTTGTGGCTTGGTATTATATCATTTTTCTTTTTCGGAATTTATGGCGGATTTATCAATGCGGGACTTGGATTTATAATCATACTATTTCTGCACTATATAAATAGAATGACCTTAGTGCGTTCAAATGCGACGAAAGTTGCCGTTGTTTTTATGTATATGGTTTCGGCGTTGATTGTATTTGCTTGGAACAATCAAGTAAATTGGAAAATTGGCTTAATATTGGCAATAGGTAATGGTAGTGGTGCTTGGGTAGCAAGTAGGGTGTCTGTAAATATGGGAGATGGTTTCGTGAAAAAGTTCTTGATTTTTATGGTGTCGATACTGGCTGTAAAACTTTGGTTTTACCAATAA
- a CDS encoding DegT/DnrJ/EryC1/StrS family aminotransferase — MPGFELFGESEKSQVQDVLNSGVLMRYGFDGMRNNHWKALELEEALTKRMDSKYAQLVSSGTAALTVALASAGIGAGDEVIMPTFTFVASFESILAIGAIPILVDVDDTLTLSPKAVENAITDKTKVVMPVHMCGSMADLGALKAICDKHDLLLLEDACQAIGGSYNGKPLGSYGDLGCFSFDYVKTITCGEGGAIITNNETYKTNADHYSDHGHDHVGNNRGAETHPFLGYNFRISELHAAVGCAQIERLDDFLSIQKKNYTVLRDALSPLKNITFRKVPTGGVENYSFLSFFLPNQEKAKAAHTALGEAGVDACFYWFDNNWHYYKEWEHLTSKRSLGKLPQEVVNQLPDYSKSDFSKSDAWIGRTISCLVKLSWTEEEVVERASRMKEVLSKFS, encoded by the coding sequence ATGCCAGGTTTTGAGTTGTTTGGAGAGAGTGAAAAAAGTCAAGTTCAAGATGTTTTAAATTCTGGGGTGTTAATGCGCTACGGCTTTGATGGTATGCGAAATAACCATTGGAAGGCTTTAGAACTTGAAGAAGCTTTAACGAAACGAATGGACTCAAAATATGCACAATTGGTAAGTAGCGGTACTGCTGCTTTAACTGTTGCGCTTGCAAGTGCAGGTATTGGAGCGGGAGATGAGGTCATAATGCCAACCTTTACTTTTGTTGCAAGTTTCGAATCTATTTTGGCTATAGGTGCCATACCCATTCTTGTTGATGTTGATGATACTTTAACTTTAAGCCCTAAAGCAGTTGAAAATGCCATTACGGATAAAACTAAAGTAGTTATGCCGGTTCATATGTGCGGTTCTATGGCGGATCTTGGTGCATTGAAGGCTATTTGTGATAAACATGATTTACTGCTGCTAGAAGATGCCTGTCAGGCTATAGGTGGTAGTTATAATGGTAAACCTTTGGGTAGCTATGGTGATTTAGGTTGTTTCTCTTTTGATTATGTGAAAACGATAACTTGTGGTGAAGGCGGTGCGATCATTACCAATAACGAAACTTATAAAACAAATGCCGATCATTACTCAGATCACGGTCATGATCATGTAGGTAATAATCGCGGAGCGGAAACGCATCCGTTTTTAGGGTATAATTTTAGGATTTCAGAATTACATGCAGCTGTTGGCTGTGCACAAATAGAGCGCTTAGATGATTTCTTATCTATTCAAAAGAAAAATTACACTGTTTTAAGAGATGCCTTGTCGCCCCTTAAAAATATTACATTCAGAAAGGTGCCAACTGGTGGCGTAGAAAACTATTCATTTTTATCGTTCTTTTTGCCTAATCAAGAAAAAGCCAAAGCAGCGCATACAGCTTTAGGTGAAGCTGGTGTTGATGCCTGTTTTTATTGGTTTGATAATAACTGGCATTACTATAAAGAGTGGGAACACCTAACCTCTAAAAGATCTTTAGGTAAATTACCGCAAGAAGTTGTAAATCAGTTGCCTGACTACTCTAAATCTGATTTTTCAAAATCTGACGCTTGGATAGGTAGAACCATTTCTTGCCTAGTAAAACTGAGCTGGACAGAAGAAGAAGTTGTTGAACGCGCTTCTAGAATGAAAGAAGTACTTTCTAAATTTTCTTAA
- the ribB gene encoding 3,4-dihydroxy-2-butanone-4-phosphate synthase, translating to MTDLSTIQLNTIEEAIEDIRAGKVIIVVDDENRENEGDFLAAAELATPETVNFMATHGRGLICAPLTEGRCKDLGLHMMVSTNTDPLETAFTVSVDLRGKGVTTGISAGDRSKTVIALTESDTKPHDLARPGHIFPLVAKEGGVLRRTGHTEAAIDFARLAGLQPAGIIVEIMNEDGTMARLPQLVEVAKKFDLKIVSIESLVAYRMEHDSLIDKEVDFDITTRFGDFRLRAYKQTTNNHIHIALTKGSWSSDEKILTRINSTLINNDILGTLTHNPDEKLEDMFNKINEEGKGAIVFINQDSESLNLLSRLKELKELQKQGVHKAPKIEMDNRDFGIGAQILHDLGIHKMKLMTNSTQAKRVGIVGYGLEIIEYVSY from the coding sequence ATGACAGATCTTAGTACCATACAATTGAACACTATAGAAGAAGCGATTGAAGATATTCGCGCCGGTAAAGTAATTATCGTTGTTGATGATGAAAACCGCGAAAATGAAGGGGATTTTTTGGCTGCAGCAGAACTTGCTACACCAGAAACGGTCAATTTTATGGCAACACACGGTAGAGGTCTAATCTGCGCTCCTTTGACAGAAGGTCGTTGCAAAGATTTGGGATTACATATGATGGTCAGCACAAATACCGATCCTTTGGAAACTGCATTTACCGTATCTGTAGATTTAAGAGGTAAAGGAGTTACCACAGGTATTTCTGCCGGTGACAGATCTAAAACCGTTATAGCACTAACTGAGAGCGATACCAAACCACATGATTTAGCAAGACCAGGACATATTTTTCCGTTAGTAGCTAAGGAAGGTGGAGTATTACGTAGAACAGGACATACAGAAGCTGCCATTGATTTTGCACGATTAGCAGGATTACAACCTGCTGGTATCATTGTAGAAATCATGAATGAGGACGGAACAATGGCTCGCCTACCCCAATTGGTAGAAGTAGCTAAAAAATTCGATCTTAAAATTGTATCTATTGAATCTCTTGTTGCCTATAGAATGGAACATGATAGCTTGATCGACAAAGAAGTTGATTTTGATATTACCACACGCTTTGGCGATTTTAGGTTACGAGCCTACAAGCAAACTACAAATAATCATATTCATATTGCATTAACAAAAGGTTCATGGTCTTCGGATGAAAAAATCTTGACTAGAATAAACTCTACCCTTATCAACAATGATATATTAGGGACGCTTACGCATAACCCGGACGAAAAGCTAGAGGATATGTTCAACAAGATTAACGAAGAAGGCAAAGGAGCCATTGTATTCATTAATCAAGATTCAGAATCCCTTAATTTACTTTCAAGATTAAAAGAGTTGAAAGAATTGCAAAAACAAGGTGTTCATAAAGCTCCTAAGATTGAAATGGATAATCGTGACTTCGGAATCGGTGCTCAAATACTTCATGATTTAGGTATTCATAAAATGAAATTAATGACCAACAGTACCCAAGCGAAGCGCGTAGGTATTGTAGGTTATGGATTAGAGATTATTGAGTACGTATCCTACTAA
- a CDS encoding LptF/LptG family permease has protein sequence MFIFIFQTIWLFIDDLAGKGLDIVIIGKFLFYLMPDLTEKVLPLTVLLSSILTFGSIAENYEFAAMKASGISLQRSMLSLIIFVTILGGVTFFFANNIIPLSQRKIYNLRRNIAKVKPAAVVSEGVFSDFEGMNIKVDEKYGENDRFLKNVIIHTKSANNVNTRVIKSYKGELISSEDSDVIQLVLQDGHMYQDVETKSNDKKMKFPFARADFDTYTMNIEIPEINNDELEEERDISTDKMKNISRLTKDIDSLRGDNYRIVRAFSKNIEGRTGMFAPLVTKNKDTTKTDIVSRKDSIIQAKAVLAKNNVALQDSINDNFLVLFPDWQQIQILSSAKNATSSILGTVSGKKEEMQKRYKIYNMHILSLHNKYALAFSCIILFFVGAPLGAIIRKGGLGLPMVIAIVLFLIYYFIGVFSGNYAKEGNIHPMLGAWLSTLIMLPLGVVLTKRATEDKGMMDFGFIADFFKKLFKKKDKADS, from the coding sequence ATGTTCATCTTCATATTTCAAACGATTTGGCTTTTTATTGATGATTTAGCCGGTAAAGGCTTAGATATCGTTATCATTGGTAAGTTCCTGTTCTACCTTATGCCAGATCTTACTGAAAAAGTACTACCCCTAACCGTACTTTTATCTTCAATTTTGACCTTTGGATCCATAGCAGAGAATTACGAATTCGCTGCAATGAAAGCATCAGGTATTTCCCTACAACGATCTATGTTAAGTTTAATCATATTCGTTACCATTTTAGGTGGAGTTACCTTCTTTTTCGCCAATAATATAATTCCTTTATCACAACGAAAAATATACAACCTACGTAGAAATATTGCTAAGGTAAAACCAGCCGCAGTAGTATCTGAAGGGGTATTTAGTGATTTTGAAGGAATGAATATCAAAGTAGATGAAAAGTATGGTGAAAATGACCGCTTTTTAAAAAATGTTATTATCCATACCAAGTCTGCCAATAATGTAAATACTAGGGTGATAAAATCCTATAAAGGGGAATTGATAAGTAGTGAGGATTCAGACGTAATACAATTAGTATTGCAAGACGGTCACATGTATCAGGATGTTGAAACCAAGAGCAATGACAAAAAAATGAAATTTCCTTTTGCTCGTGCAGATTTTGACACCTATACTATGAACATCGAGATCCCTGAGATCAATAATGATGAACTAGAAGAAGAAAGAGATATCAGTACGGACAAAATGAAGAATATATCTCGACTAACAAAAGATATTGATTCCTTACGTGGTGATAATTACCGTATAGTTCGTGCTTTTTCTAAAAATATTGAAGGCAGAACGGGAATGTTCGCGCCTTTAGTCACTAAAAACAAAGACACCACTAAAACAGATATTGTCTCTAGAAAAGATTCCATCATACAAGCTAAGGCGGTTTTAGCCAAGAATAATGTTGCTCTACAAGATTCTATAAACGACAATTTTCTAGTGCTTTTTCCAGATTGGCAACAAATACAAATTTTAAGCAGTGCCAAAAACGCTACCTCTAGTATTCTAGGTACCGTTAGTGGTAAAAAAGAAGAAATGCAAAAGCGGTACAAAATCTACAACATGCATATTCTCTCGCTTCACAACAAATACGCGTTGGCATTCTCCTGTATCATTCTTTTCTTCGTTGGCGCCCCATTAGGTGCTATTATTAGAAAAGGTGGTTTAGGCTTACCTATGGTTATCGCCATAGTATTATTTTTAATCTATTACTTCATTGGTGTATTCTCAGGAAACTATGCTAAAGAAGGAAATATACACCCAATGTTGGGCGCATGGCTATCAACGTTGATTATGTTGCCTTTAGGAGTTGTTTTGACCAAAAGAGCGACAGAAGATAAAGGAATGATGGATTTCGGATTTATAGCCGATTTCTTCAAAAAATTATTTAAGAAAAAAGATAAAGCTGATTCATAA
- a CDS encoding LolA family protein: protein MKKIIFVLTIMFTATIANAQSSDKAKALLDEVYNKVQSYDNIFVDFKFDLKNADAGINQETRGDVTLAGNKYMFNYLGSKQIFDGNKVYTIVPENEEVTIEDQSEDENAMTPSKMLTFYQEGHNYAWDILQNIQGRKIQYVKLTPIDSDTEIKSRLLGIDMGTKHIYNLIETGKNGTKTTITVNSFKTDQTLSKTLFTFDEAKYKDEGYFILRN, encoded by the coding sequence ATGAAGAAAATTATTTTTGTATTGACCATTATGTTTACAGCAACCATTGCAAATGCGCAAAGTTCTGATAAAGCAAAAGCCCTACTTGATGAAGTTTATAACAAAGTACAAAGTTATGACAACATCTTTGTAGATTTCAAATTTGACCTAAAGAACGCAGATGCTGGTATAAATCAAGAAACAAGAGGTGATGTAACCCTTGCGGGCAATAAATACATGTTCAATTACCTAGGATCAAAACAAATATTCGACGGTAACAAAGTGTATACCATTGTTCCAGAAAACGAAGAAGTAACGATTGAAGATCAATCTGAAGACGAAAATGCGATGACACCTTCAAAAATGTTGACTTTCTATCAGGAAGGACATAATTATGCTTGGGATATTCTACAGAATATTCAAGGAAGAAAAATACAGTATGTAAAATTGACACCTATTGATTCTGATACGGAAATAAAATCTAGATTATTAGGTATTGATATGGGCACTAAGCACATTTACAACTTAATTGAAACAGGTAAGAACGGCACAAAAACTACGATCACTGTTAATTCTTTTAAAACAGATCAAACTTTGTCCAAAACCTTATTTACTTTTGATGAAGCTAAATATAAGGATGAAGGTTATTTCATTCTAAGAAATTAG